In Chryseobacterium gleum, a single genomic region encodes these proteins:
- a CDS encoding MGH1-like glycoside hydrolase domain-containing protein, whose protein sequence is MTAEKERLQDTKWKNWGPYVSNRQWGNVREDYSPNGNAWNFTNHNNAESYAYRWGEEGIAGISDVKQLLCFAFSFWNKKDKMVKERFFGLSNPQGNHGEDIKEIFYYLDNTPTHSYMKMVYKYPINEFPYDDILSENGKRSKKEPEYELFDTGIFDNDEYFDIFIEYCKADHNDILARVTVCNRSQHEAPIVVAPTAWFRNNWKWGYNTYKAELSASQDGSITIGHDSISIKKLYSRNTNAQSVFCENETNTPKLYGTPKTENTYFKDGINDFIIHGRDTVNPEKRGTKASFLIDEVIAAGESKVFEFRLCPEENDEPFEKFDEIFNTRKAEAEEFYQEIQSDTVNEDERNVQRQAFAGLLWNKQFYHYNIGKWLKGDPNFEAPRNFSEYVRNTEWNHLHNKDIISMPDKWEYPWYATWDLAFHCVPFSIIDAEFAKGQLLLLTKEWYMHPNGQLPAYEWNMSDVNPPVHAWSCFRVFKIDEKNNGKPDLLFLEKVFQKLLLNFTWWVNRKDKNGKNIFGGGFLGLDNIGAFDRNMVLKDGQHLEQADGTSWMAMYALNMMRIAMELAQYYQVYEDMAIKFFEHYLYIAEAMENLGEGTKGLWNEEDGFFYDVLQLGNGDSVSLRLRSIVGLIPMFAVEIVDHRLLEKMPNFRSRMEWILKNKPELTKLVSHWDEEGHGRKHLMSILRKNRLTKVLTRMLDEKEFLSTYGIRAMSKVYEENPFVFSVHGTENMVYYTPAESDSRMFGGNSNWRGPIWFPINFLIVESLQRFHYYYGNSLKVEFPTGSGDKRNLDEVAQNISKRLCSIFLKDKNGKRAFNGDNPKFNYDEHFRDYITFFEYFHGDNGRGVGASHQTGWTATVAKLIKPRLTF, encoded by the coding sequence ATGACCGCCGAAAAAGAAAGATTACAAGATACCAAATGGAAAAACTGGGGACCTTATGTAAGCAACCGGCAGTGGGGAAATGTACGCGAAGATTATAGCCCGAACGGGAATGCCTGGAATTTTACCAATCATAATAATGCAGAAAGCTATGCTTACCGCTGGGGCGAAGAAGGTATTGCCGGAATTTCTGATGTAAAGCAGCTTTTATGTTTTGCTTTTTCATTCTGGAACAAAAAAGATAAAATGGTAAAAGAAAGGTTCTTCGGATTGAGCAATCCTCAGGGAAATCATGGAGAAGATATCAAAGAAATCTTTTATTATCTGGATAATACACCTACTCATAGCTATATGAAGATGGTATATAAATATCCGATCAATGAGTTTCCGTATGATGATATTCTTAGTGAGAATGGAAAACGCAGCAAAAAGGAACCTGAATATGAGCTTTTCGATACCGGGATTTTTGATAACGATGAGTATTTCGATATTTTCATTGAATACTGTAAGGCAGATCATAATGATATTCTGGCCAGAGTGACAGTCTGCAACCGAAGCCAGCATGAAGCTCCTATCGTGGTGGCTCCTACTGCATGGTTCAGAAACAACTGGAAATGGGGATATAATACCTACAAGGCAGAGCTGAGTGCTTCTCAGGATGGAAGTATTACCATTGGCCACGACAGTATTTCAATTAAAAAACTGTATTCCAGAAATACAAATGCACAAAGTGTATTCTGTGAAAACGAAACAAATACTCCAAAACTTTACGGTACTCCTAAAACAGAGAATACTTATTTTAAAGACGGAATCAATGATTTTATAATTCACGGCCGAGATACTGTAAATCCTGAAAAAAGAGGAACCAAAGCTTCTTTTCTTATAGATGAAGTTATAGCAGCAGGTGAATCAAAAGTTTTTGAATTCAGATTATGTCCTGAAGAAAACGATGAACCTTTTGAAAAATTTGATGAAATTTTCAATACCCGAAAGGCCGAAGCTGAAGAGTTTTATCAGGAAATTCAGAGTGATACCGTGAATGAAGATGAAAGAAATGTGCAGCGACAGGCATTTGCCGGACTTCTCTGGAACAAACAGTTCTATCATTATAATATCGGGAAATGGCTGAAAGGTGATCCGAACTTTGAAGCGCCAAGAAACTTCAGTGAATATGTAAGAAATACGGAATGGAATCATCTTCATAATAAAGATATTATTTCTATGCCCGACAAATGGGAATATCCGTGGTATGCCACATGGGATCTTGCATTTCACTGCGTTCCATTTTCCATCATCGATGCAGAGTTTGCGAAAGGACAGCTGTTATTACTTACGAAAGAATGGTATATGCACCCTAACGGCCAGCTTCCCGCTTATGAATGGAATATGAGTGACGTGAATCCACCCGTGCATGCATGGTCATGCTTCCGTGTTTTTAAGATAGATGAAAAGAACAACGGAAAACCGGATTTATTATTCTTAGAAAAAGTTTTCCAGAAACTGCTGCTTAATTTTACATGGTGGGTGAACCGAAAGGATAAAAACGGTAAAAATATTTTTGGCGGAGGTTTCCTTGGTCTCGATAATATTGGAGCTTTTGACCGAAATATGGTTTTGAAGGACGGCCAGCATCTTGAACAGGCAGACGGAACCAGCTGGATGGCCATGTATGCATTGAATATGATGCGTATTGCGATGGAACTTGCCCAGTATTACCAGGTGTATGAAGATATGGCGATCAAGTTCTTTGAACATTATCTTTACATCGCTGAAGCTATGGAAAATCTGGGTGAAGGAACGAAAGGTCTGTGGAATGAGGAAGACGGATTCTTTTATGATGTATTGCAGCTTGGAAACGGAGACAGCGTTTCTTTGAGGTTAAGAAGTATTGTTGGTTTGATTCCAATGTTTGCCGTTGAGATTGTAGACCACCGCTTACTGGAAAAGATGCCGAATTTCAGAAGCAGAATGGAATGGATCTTAAAAAATAAGCCGGAGCTTACCAAGCTTGTTTCTCATTGGGATGAGGAAGGACATGGAAGAAAACATCTGATGAGCATCCTCCGCAAGAACAGACTGACCAAAGTTCTGACCAGAATGCTTGACGAAAAAGAATTTTTAAGTACTTACGGAATCCGTGCCATGTCTAAGGTATACGAAGAAAATCCGTTTGTATTTTCTGTGCATGGAACGGAAAACATGGTCTATTATACTCCGGCAGAAAGTGACAGCCGTATGTTCGGCGGAAACAGCAACTGGCGTGGCCCCATCTGGTTTCCTATCAACTTCCTGATTGTTGAAAGTCTGCAGCGATTCCATTATTATTATGGAAACAGTCTGAAAGTAGAGTTCCCGACAGGTAGCGGAGATAAGAGAAACCTTGATGAAGTAGCTCAAAACATCAGCAAAAGACTTTGTTCTATATTTTTAAAGGATAAAAATGGAAAAAGAGCGTTCAATGGAGATAATCCAAAATTCAATTACGATGAACATTTCAGAGATTATATTACATTTTTTGAATATTTCCATGGAGATAACGGCCGGGGCGTTGGAGCTTCCCACCAAACCGGTTGGACTGCTACTGTAGCCAAACTGATAAAGCCAAGACTCACCTTTTAG
- a CDS encoding alpha/beta fold hydrolase, which translates to MKTELNYINLTYQTNSQKEYHIPLSYQLFGKDLFTAPVILINHALTGNSNVSGDKGWWKQLVGENQIVDTDQYTVLCFNIPGNGYDNFLIEDYEDFTPSDIAAIFLKGLETLQIKKLYAIIGGSLGGGIAWEMLAQQPDLAEIFIPIACDYRTHDWLHAQCLVQKFLLNDKEEPLQKREFMPCCVIELHSRSMTDFKTNITRKKQRLESEDWLIYHGNALNERFSLKAYKLMNHLLMNINADETVLENIQARMRMISVDSDLFFPASEIRMCFENLKEKNKDVSYHEIQSIHGHDAFLMEYQQLNNIIKNILQEK; encoded by the coding sequence TTGAAAACAGAACTAAACTATATTAATCTTACGTATCAAACAAATTCCCAAAAGGAATACCATATCCCGCTAAGCTATCAGCTTTTTGGGAAAGATCTGTTTACAGCACCTGTCATTTTAATCAATCACGCTCTTACCGGAAACTCGAATGTATCCGGAGATAAAGGCTGGTGGAAGCAGCTGGTAGGAGAAAATCAGATTGTTGATACCGATCAATACACAGTTCTGTGTTTCAACATACCCGGAAACGGTTATGACAATTTTTTAATTGAAGACTATGAAGACTTTACCCCTTCAGATATCGCTGCGATATTCCTGAAAGGGCTTGAAACTTTGCAGATCAAAAAACTATATGCCATTATCGGAGGCTCTCTGGGAGGAGGAATTGCCTGGGAAATGCTTGCCCAGCAGCCGGATCTTGCAGAGATATTTATTCCCATTGCCTGCGATTACAGAACACACGATTGGCTTCATGCGCAATGTCTGGTTCAGAAATTCTTGTTAAATGATAAAGAAGAACCATTACAAAAGCGAGAATTCATGCCATGTTGTGTTATAGAACTCCACAGTCGCTCAATGACAGATTTCAAAACCAATATAACCAGGAAAAAACAACGCCTGGAATCAGAAGACTGGCTGATTTATCATGGTAATGCTCTAAACGAAAGGTTTAGTTTAAAAGCTTATAAATTGATGAATCATCTCCTGATGAATATAAATGCTGATGAAACAGTACTGGAGAATATACAGGCACGAATGCGCATGATCTCCGTAGATTCAGACTTATTTTTCCCGGCTTCTGAAATCCGGATGTGTTTTGAAAACTTAAAAGAGAAAAATAAGGATGTTTCTTATCACGAGATCCAATCTATACACGGGCATGATGCCTTCCTAATGGAATATCAACAATTAAATAATATCATAAAAAACATTTTACAGGAAAAATGA